The following proteins are co-located in the Syngnathus scovelli strain Florida chromosome 21, RoL_Ssco_1.2, whole genome shotgun sequence genome:
- the LOC125991605 gene encoding growth arrest-specific protein 7 isoform X1 — MSGSYCKTLYPFSGDQHQQGLSFDAGEMIMVLQSLPGGWWEGEKDGTRGWFPSSYVQVLERTASLSQLPLEDLKEPLPPHWKCYMSPQGRRYYVNTMSNETTWERPSSVPGTPKSSFRHKSSLPAVNGFHSDESPLHHMELPHSNMIRKGSTEQQSPGPTSPTRRQNKETTVTINSVTFPLPASMTEQQLLKPNEWSYCDYFWADKKDPQANSYISGFEVLLQKQLKGKQMQKEMAEFVRERIKIEEEYAKNLSKLAQIPLASHEEGTLGKAWAQLKKSLADEAEVHLKFSSKLQSEVEKPFLSFRENFKKDMKRLDHHIADLRKQLVARYASVEKARKTLADRQKELELKTQQLEIKLNTKTEEDIKKARRKSTQAGDELMRCVDLYNQSQSKWFEEMVTTSLELERLELERVEMIRQHLCQYTTLRHETDMFNQSTMEPVDKLLQCVDPAKDRELWVQENKTGDIRPVDIEI; from the exons ATGTCTGGATCATACTGCAAAACTTTGTACCCGTTCAGTGGAGATCAGCACCAGCAGGGACTGAGCTTCGATGCCGGGGAGATGATCATGGTGCTTCAGTCTCTGCCTGGAGGCTGGTGGGAAGGAGAGAAAGATGGAACCCGAGGATGGTTTCCTTCAAGTTATGTCCAGGTGCTGGAG AGAACGGCATCGTTAAGTCAGCTTCCGCTGGAGGATCTGAAAGAGCCTCTGCCTCCTCACTGGAAGTGCTACATGTCTCCACAAGGGCGGCGATACTATGTGAACACCATGAGCAATG agacaacatggGAGAGACCCTCCAGTGTTCCAGGGACTCCCAAATCATCCTTTCGCCACAAGAGCTCCCTTCCTGCAG TGAACGGGTTTCACTCAGACGAGAGCCCCTTGCATCACATGGAACTTCCACACAGCAATATGATCCGGAAAGGCAGCACTGAGCAACAG AGCCCGGGACCAACGTCGCCCACCAGGAGACAGAACAAGGAGACCACAGTGACG ATTAATAGTGTGACTTTCCCTTTGCCTGCCTCCATGACAGAACAACAGCTGCTTAAACCAAACGAATGGAGTTACTGTGACTACTTCTGG GCTGATAAGAAAGATCCCCAGGCCAACAGCTACATCAGCGGGTTTGAAGTTTTATTGCAGAAACAACTGAAAGGGAAACAAATGCAGAAAGAGATGGCCGAATTTGTACGAGAGAG GATAAAAATAGAGGAGGAATACGCCAAGAACCTTTCCAAACTTGCCCAGATACCTCTAGCAAGCCACGAAGAAGG GACACTTGGGAAGGCGTGGGCCCAATTGAAGAAGAGCCTGGCTGATGAAGCCGAGGTTCACCTGAAGTTCTCCTCAAAA CTGCAGAGTGAAGTGGAGAAACCTTTCCTGAGCTTCAGGGAGAACTTTAAGAAGGACATGAAGAGGTTGGACCATCACATTGCAGATTTACGGAAGCAGCTCGTCGCTCGCTATGCTTCTGTGGAAAAG GCCCGTAAAACTCTGGCTGACAGACAGAAGGAGCTGGAGTTGAAAACACAGCAGTTGGAGATCAAACTCAATACCAAGACTGAGGAAGATATCAAGAAAGCCCGAAGGAAATCCACTCAAGCAG GAGACGAGCTGATGCGTTGTGTGGACCTATACAACCAGTCCCAGTCCAAATGGTTTGAAGAGATGGTCACCACCAGTCTG gaattggaacGGTTGGAGTTGGAGCGAGTGGAAATGATCCGGCAGCACTTGTGTCAGTACACCACATTACGACACGAGACGGACATGTTCAATCAAAGT ACGATGGAGCCAGTGGACAAGCTTTTACAGTGCGTGGATCCTGCCAAAGACAGAGAGCTCTGGGTGCAGGAGAATAAGACTGGAGACATCAGGCCTGTGGACATTGAGATATAA
- the LOC125991605 gene encoding growth arrest-specific protein 7 isoform X2: protein MIMVLQSLPGGWWEGEKDGTRGWFPSSYVQVLERTASLSQLPLEDLKEPLPPHWKCYMSPQGRRYYVNTMSNETTWERPSSVPGTPKSSFRHKSSLPAVNGFHSDESPLHHMELPHSNMIRKGSTEQQSPGPTSPTRRQNKETTVTINSVTFPLPASMTEQQLLKPNEWSYCDYFWADKKDPQANSYISGFEVLLQKQLKGKQMQKEMAEFVRERIKIEEEYAKNLSKLAQIPLASHEEGTLGKAWAQLKKSLADEAEVHLKFSSKLQSEVEKPFLSFRENFKKDMKRLDHHIADLRKQLVARYASVEKARKTLADRQKELELKTQQLEIKLNTKTEEDIKKARRKSTQAGDELMRCVDLYNQSQSKWFEEMVTTSLELERLELERVEMIRQHLCQYTTLRHETDMFNQSTMEPVDKLLQCVDPAKDRELWVQENKTGDIRPVDIEI, encoded by the exons ATGATCATGGTGCTTCAGTCTCTGCCTGGAGGCTGGTGGGAAGGAGAGAAAGATGGAACCCGAGGATGGTTTCCTTCAAGTTATGTCCAGGTGCTGGAG AGAACGGCATCGTTAAGTCAGCTTCCGCTGGAGGATCTGAAAGAGCCTCTGCCTCCTCACTGGAAGTGCTACATGTCTCCACAAGGGCGGCGATACTATGTGAACACCATGAGCAATG agacaacatggGAGAGACCCTCCAGTGTTCCAGGGACTCCCAAATCATCCTTTCGCCACAAGAGCTCCCTTCCTGCAG TGAACGGGTTTCACTCAGACGAGAGCCCCTTGCATCACATGGAACTTCCACACAGCAATATGATCCGGAAAGGCAGCACTGAGCAACAG AGCCCGGGACCAACGTCGCCCACCAGGAGACAGAACAAGGAGACCACAGTGACG ATTAATAGTGTGACTTTCCCTTTGCCTGCCTCCATGACAGAACAACAGCTGCTTAAACCAAACGAATGGAGTTACTGTGACTACTTCTGG GCTGATAAGAAAGATCCCCAGGCCAACAGCTACATCAGCGGGTTTGAAGTTTTATTGCAGAAACAACTGAAAGGGAAACAAATGCAGAAAGAGATGGCCGAATTTGTACGAGAGAG GATAAAAATAGAGGAGGAATACGCCAAGAACCTTTCCAAACTTGCCCAGATACCTCTAGCAAGCCACGAAGAAGG GACACTTGGGAAGGCGTGGGCCCAATTGAAGAAGAGCCTGGCTGATGAAGCCGAGGTTCACCTGAAGTTCTCCTCAAAA CTGCAGAGTGAAGTGGAGAAACCTTTCCTGAGCTTCAGGGAGAACTTTAAGAAGGACATGAAGAGGTTGGACCATCACATTGCAGATTTACGGAAGCAGCTCGTCGCTCGCTATGCTTCTGTGGAAAAG GCCCGTAAAACTCTGGCTGACAGACAGAAGGAGCTGGAGTTGAAAACACAGCAGTTGGAGATCAAACTCAATACCAAGACTGAGGAAGATATCAAGAAAGCCCGAAGGAAATCCACTCAAGCAG GAGACGAGCTGATGCGTTGTGTGGACCTATACAACCAGTCCCAGTCCAAATGGTTTGAAGAGATGGTCACCACCAGTCTG gaattggaacGGTTGGAGTTGGAGCGAGTGGAAATGATCCGGCAGCACTTGTGTCAGTACACCACATTACGACACGAGACGGACATGTTCAATCAAAGT ACGATGGAGCCAGTGGACAAGCTTTTACAGTGCGTGGATCCTGCCAAAGACAGAGAGCTCTGGGTGCAGGAGAATAAGACTGGAGACATCAGGCCTGTGGACATTGAGATATAA